The proteins below come from a single Fodinicurvata sp. EGI_FJ10296 genomic window:
- a CDS encoding LapA family protein, which yields MRYLSLIITIPVALFAISFAISNRISVMLELWPLPFTIDAPLYLLVLGAVAVGFIAGGIVAWFAQHKYRKEARQNRSRVAVLADELSRYRTRAETAEAAARTANEKARLAAANDAANRAASSEPKRLTAAGQV from the coding sequence ATGCGTTACCTGTCGTTGATCATCACCATACCCGTGGCGCTGTTCGCCATCTCGTTCGCGATCTCCAATCGGATTTCGGTCATGCTCGAACTGTGGCCGCTGCCGTTCACGATTGATGCCCCCTTGTATCTGCTGGTGCTGGGCGCGGTGGCGGTCGGCTTCATCGCCGGCGGGATCGTGGCGTGGTTCGCCCAGCACAAATATCGCAAGGAAGCCCGCCAGAACCGCTCCCGGGTGGCCGTACTTGCCGACGAGCTGAGCCGTTACCGCACGCGCGCCGAAACCGCCGAGGCCGCAGCGCGCACAGCCAACGAAAAAGCGCGGCTGGCCGCGGCCAATGACGCCGCCAACCGCGCTGCATCGTCCGAGCCAAAGCGTCTGACGGCCGCCGGCCAGGTCTGA
- the accD gene encoding acetyl-CoA carboxylase, carboxyltransferase subunit beta: protein MNWLTNFVRPRFRALVAKQDVPDSLWDKCPNCEAMIFHRDLEEAHYVCQHCGHHMRLPPKKRFEHLFDDGLYETIELPKAVVDPLKFRDSKRYTDRLKEAQTKTGRSDAIIVAHGKVKGNKTVIAAFDFSFMGGSMGVAVGEGLVSAARLAVSQRAALVAIPASGGARMQEGMLSLMQMPRTTIAVQQVKEAGLPYIVVLTDPTTGGVTASFAMLGDVHIAERGAQIGFAGARVIEETIRETLPEGFQRAEYLLEHGMVDIVCHRQDLPGTLGRIIDLLLNAQAPKPATAAKTASNAAQKDSKSATLEKSGAGAPPGPAATSKAASKADKSGSDTATKSNGAGAKAVSHATDGTDSGGGHTAGEKSSRNAKANGKAGGDERSKS from the coding sequence ATGAACTGGCTTACCAATTTCGTTCGTCCCCGATTCCGTGCGCTCGTCGCCAAGCAGGACGTACCCGACAGCCTCTGGGACAAATGCCCGAACTGCGAGGCGATGATATTCCACCGCGATCTGGAAGAGGCACATTATGTCTGCCAGCATTGCGGGCATCACATGCGCCTGCCGCCAAAAAAGCGGTTTGAACATCTGTTCGATGATGGTCTCTATGAAACCATCGAATTGCCAAAGGCGGTGGTCGACCCGCTGAAGTTCCGGGACAGCAAGCGCTATACGGATCGCCTGAAAGAAGCGCAAACGAAGACCGGCCGCAGTGACGCGATCATTGTCGCCCATGGCAAGGTAAAGGGAAACAAGACCGTCATTGCCGCATTCGACTTCTCGTTCATGGGCGGATCCATGGGAGTGGCGGTTGGTGAAGGACTTGTGTCGGCGGCCCGGCTGGCGGTGAGCCAGCGGGCGGCGCTGGTTGCGATTCCCGCGTCGGGCGGCGCTCGCATGCAGGAAGGCATGCTCTCGCTGATGCAGATGCCGCGCACGACGATCGCCGTTCAGCAGGTAAAGGAAGCGGGCCTCCCCTATATCGTTGTCCTCACCGACCCGACCACCGGTGGGGTCACGGCCAGTTTCGCCATGCTGGGCGATGTCCACATCGCCGAGCGCGGTGCGCAGATCGGTTTTGCCGGTGCCCGAGTCATCGAGGAGACGATCCGCGAAACCCTGCCAGAGGGCTTTCAGAGGGCGGAGTATCTGCTCGAACACGGCATGGTCGACATTGTCTGTCACCGCCAGGACCTGCCGGGCACCCTTGGCCGCATCATCGATCTGCTGCTCAATGCCCAGGCCCCCAAACCCGCTACGGCGGCGAAGACGGCCAGCAATGCCGCTCAAAAGGACTCAAAAAGCGCCACGCTGGAGAAATCCGGCGCCGGCGCACCCCCCGGACCTGCAGCCACCAGCAAGGCTGCCTCGAAAGCCGACAAGAGCGGCAGCGACACAGCAACGAAATCCAATGGCGCGGGGGCCAAAGCCGTGAGCCATGCCACCGACGGCACGGACAGTGGCGGCGGCCATACGGCCGGAGAAAAGTCGAGCCGCAATGCCAAAGCCAACGGTAAAGCCGGGGGCGATGAACGGTCGAAATCCTGA
- the rpsA gene encoding 30S ribosomal protein S1 — protein sequence MTETQTAEFKAESFAALLDESLSVSEGFEGTVVQGRIIAIEDDVALIDVGLKSEGRVPLKEFGSEREGGLKPGDTVEVYVDRMEDKNGEAVLSREKARREEAWTQLEKAFNEQQRVSGTIFGKVKGGFTVDLSGAVAFLPGSQVDIRPVRDVSPLMGTPQPFQILKMDRSRGNIVVSRRAVLEESRAEARSELVANLKEGQVLQGVVKNITDYGAFVDLGGVDGLLHVTDIAWRRINHPSEALQIGQNVQVQVIRFNPETQRISLGMKQLEADPWEGVEAKYPVNTKFTGRVTNITDYGAFVELEPGIEGLVHVSEMSWTKKNIHPGKIVSTSQEVEVMVLDVDPVKRRISLGLKQCLDNPWDSFADKYPPGTELEGEIKNITEFGLFVGLPGDIDGMVHLSDLSWDRSGEEVIQEYKKGDDTKVKVLDVDVNKERISLGIKQLADDPFERSAGALKRGDVVTCTVTATNDGGVEVAVGEGLTGFIRKSELSRDRAEQRPERFAVGEKLDAQVTQIDRNARKVTLSIKARETHEEKEAMAEFGSSDSGASLGEILGAALKRAQTDPKDDDDKS from the coding sequence ATGACTGAAACCCAAACCGCTGAGTTCAAAGCCGAGAGCTTTGCCGCACTGCTGGACGAATCGCTCAGCGTGTCCGAAGGATTCGAAGGCACCGTTGTCCAGGGACGGATCATCGCCATCGAAGACGACGTGGCGCTGATCGATGTCGGCCTCAAATCCGAAGGGCGCGTGCCGCTCAAGGAATTCGGTTCCGAACGTGAAGGCGGGCTGAAGCCCGGCGACACGGTCGAAGTCTATGTCGACCGGATGGAAGACAAGAACGGCGAAGCCGTGCTCTCGCGCGAGAAGGCTCGCCGGGAGGAGGCATGGACCCAGCTGGAAAAGGCGTTCAACGAGCAGCAGCGCGTCAGCGGAACCATCTTCGGCAAGGTCAAGGGCGGCTTCACCGTCGATCTTTCCGGCGCCGTGGCTTTCCTGCCCGGTTCGCAGGTCGATATCCGGCCGGTGCGCGACGTCAGCCCGCTCATGGGCACGCCGCAACCGTTCCAGATCCTCAAGATGGACCGCAGCCGGGGCAACATCGTCGTGTCCCGCCGCGCCGTACTGGAGGAAAGCCGCGCCGAGGCCCGGTCCGAACTGGTCGCCAACCTCAAGGAAGGCCAGGTCCTGCAGGGCGTCGTCAAGAACATCACCGATTACGGCGCTTTCGTCGATCTCGGCGGTGTGGATGGACTGCTGCACGTCACCGATATTGCGTGGCGGCGTATCAATCATCCCAGCGAGGCGCTGCAGATCGGCCAGAACGTTCAGGTTCAGGTCATCCGGTTCAACCCGGAAACCCAGCGCATCAGCCTGGGCATGAAGCAGCTCGAAGCCGATCCGTGGGAAGGCGTCGAGGCCAAGTATCCGGTCAACACGAAATTCACCGGCCGCGTGACCAACATCACCGACTACGGCGCCTTCGTGGAGCTGGAGCCGGGGATCGAAGGTCTGGTCCACGTCTCGGAAATGTCCTGGACCAAGAAGAACATCCATCCGGGCAAGATCGTTTCGACTTCTCAGGAAGTCGAGGTCATGGTGCTGGATGTCGATCCGGTCAAGCGGCGGATCTCGCTGGGTCTCAAGCAGTGCCTCGACAATCCGTGGGACAGCTTCGCCGACAAGTACCCGCCGGGTACCGAACTGGAAGGCGAGATCAAGAACATCACCGAATTCGGTCTGTTCGTCGGTCTGCCGGGCGATATCGACGGCATGGTTCATCTCTCGGACCTGTCCTGGGACCGCTCCGGCGAAGAAGTCATTCAGGAATACAAGAAGGGCGACGACACCAAGGTCAAGGTGCTGGACGTCGACGTCAACAAGGAGCGGATTTCGCTCGGCATCAAGCAGCTTGCCGATGATCCGTTCGAACGCAGCGCCGGCGCCCTCAAGCGTGGCGACGTCGTGACCTGCACGGTCACCGCCACCAACGATGGCGGCGTCGAAGTCGCGGTCGGCGAAGGCCTGACGGGCTTCATCCGCAAGTCGGAACTGTCGCGGGACCGCGCCGAGCAGCGCCCGGAACGTTTCGCCGTCGGCGAGAAGCTGGACGCTCAGGTGACCCAGATCGACCGCAACGCCCGCAAGGTGACGCTGTCGATCAAGGCCCGCGAAACGCACGAAGAAAAAGAGGCGATGGCGGAATTCGGTTCCTCCGACAGCGGCGCGAGCCTGGGCGAAATCCTTGGCGCGGCGCTCAAGAGGGCACAGACCGATCCCAAGGACGACGACGACAAGTCCTGA
- a CDS encoding folylpolyglutamate synthase/dihydrofolate synthase family protein yields MPKPTVKPGAMNGRNPDREAAASLIRRLQALKPAHIDLSLDRVLRLLDRLGNPQAALPPIVHIAGTNGKGSTLAVVRALLEADGNTVHAYTSPHLCRFNERIVVAGTMIADGVLADTLDTVLAADTRGDITFFEATTAAALLAFSRTPADVTLLETGLGGRLDATNVIEQPAVTAITPIGFDHMAFLGNTLAAIAGEKAGILKRDRPVIIGPQPAEALRVLEEKAASLQAPAIIHGIDWSLTPATSPREPAILQATGVPDRQLASPAALPGAHQRLNAAMAVLIADHLQSAPIQPSIIAAGVEAAVWPGRLQRLAPGPVTRSMPDVEIWIDAAHNSDGGRVLAEFLDTLPPAPATLALGMYQGKNAAAFLEHFHGRVTDVIAMAVDGEQPAQPAAAIAETARAAGFETRIADRPDALPAFVAPGTRRLVIAGSLALIGRVLAANEQCP; encoded by the coding sequence ATGCCAAAGCCAACGGTAAAGCCGGGGGCGATGAACGGTCGAAATCCTGACCGGGAGGCGGCCGCTTCCCTGATCCGCCGGCTTCAGGCTCTGAAGCCGGCCCATATCGATCTGTCGCTCGATCGCGTTCTTCGGCTTCTGGACCGGCTGGGCAATCCTCAGGCTGCTTTGCCGCCGATCGTCCACATTGCCGGAACCAATGGCAAGGGGTCAACGCTGGCCGTCGTCAGAGCCCTGCTGGAAGCCGACGGCAACACCGTTCACGCCTACACGTCACCCCATCTCTGCCGCTTCAACGAGCGAATCGTCGTCGCCGGAACGATGATCGCCGACGGTGTCCTTGCCGATACTCTCGATACCGTGCTGGCCGCAGATACGCGGGGCGACATCACCTTTTTCGAGGCGACGACGGCCGCCGCCCTGCTCGCGTTTTCCAGAACGCCAGCCGATGTCACCCTGCTCGAAACCGGGCTCGGCGGGCGCCTGGATGCCACCAATGTCATCGAGCAACCGGCGGTAACGGCGATCACGCCGATCGGCTTCGACCATATGGCCTTTCTCGGCAACACGTTGGCGGCAATCGCCGGCGAAAAGGCCGGCATCCTGAAGCGGGATCGCCCGGTGATCATCGGACCGCAGCCCGCCGAGGCTTTGCGTGTGCTGGAAGAGAAAGCCGCGTCGCTGCAGGCGCCGGCCATCATTCATGGCATCGATTGGTCGTTGACGCCAGCCACGTCGCCCCGGGAACCCGCGATCCTGCAGGCGACCGGTGTGCCCGACCGACAGCTTGCCAGCCCGGCGGCTTTGCCGGGCGCCCACCAGCGGCTGAACGCGGCCATGGCCGTGCTGATCGCCGATCACCTGCAGAGCGCGCCGATCCAGCCGTCGATCATCGCCGCCGGAGTCGAGGCCGCTGTCTGGCCGGGCCGTTTGCAACGCCTCGCGCCCGGGCCCGTCACAAGGTCAATGCCGGACGTGGAAATCTGGATCGACGCCGCCCATAATTCCGATGGCGGCCGGGTGCTGGCCGAGTTCCTGGACACGCTGCCGCCAGCACCGGCGACGCTCGCTCTCGGCATGTATCAAGGCAAGAATGCAGCCGCCTTTCTTGAACATTTTCACGGTCGCGTGACCGATGTCATTGCCATGGCAGTCGACGGCGAACAGCCGGCGCAGCCGGCGGCGGCCATCGCTGAAACAGCCAGGGCGGCTGGCTTCGAGACGCG
- the trpB gene encoding tryptophan synthase subunit beta, with translation MPRNTQQSSPPLNSYSNGPDERGHFGAFGGRYVAETLMPLILEVEQAYDQARDDPTFRLELKHYLSTYVGRPSPLYFAESLSEHLGGAKIYFKRDELNHTGSHKINNCMGQILLAKKMGKKRVIAETGAGQHGVAVATVCALMDIPCVVYMGERDVERQKPNVFRMRLLGAEVRPVTSGSRTLKDSMNEALRDWVTNVDTTYYLIGTVAGPHPYPTMVRDFQSVIGREVRDQLLEAEARLPDTLIACVGGGSNAMGLFHPFLDDPSVGMIAVEAGGDGIETGRHAASLTGGRSGVLHGNKTYLLQDEDGQITEPHSISAGLDYPGVGPEHAWLHEAGRVKYVSATDREALEAFQLCARKEGILPALEPAHALAHLVKIAPDLPRDHLVVLNLCGRGDKDIFAVADALGVDMGG, from the coding sequence ATGCCCAGGAACACGCAACAGTCCAGCCCGCCGTTGAATTCCTATTCCAATGGCCCGGACGAGCGCGGCCATTTTGGCGCTTTCGGCGGACGCTATGTCGCCGAAACCCTGATGCCACTCATTCTCGAAGTCGAGCAGGCCTATGATCAGGCGCGCGATGATCCGACATTCCGGCTGGAGCTGAAGCACTACCTCTCCACCTATGTCGGCCGGCCGAGTCCCTTGTACTTTGCTGAAAGCCTCAGCGAGCATCTCGGCGGCGCCAAGATCTACTTCAAGCGCGATGAGCTCAATCACACCGGTTCGCACAAGATCAACAACTGCATGGGCCAGATTCTTCTCGCCAAGAAGATGGGCAAGAAGCGGGTAATTGCTGAAACCGGCGCGGGACAACACGGCGTCGCCGTCGCCACTGTCTGTGCCTTGATGGACATCCCCTGCGTCGTTTACATGGGCGAACGCGACGTCGAGCGCCAGAAGCCCAACGTGTTCCGCATGCGCCTGCTCGGCGCCGAGGTGCGGCCGGTAACGTCGGGCAGCCGGACCCTCAAGGACAGCATGAACGAGGCACTCCGGGACTGGGTCACAAACGTCGATACGACATACTATCTGATCGGGACGGTCGCCGGCCCTCACCCCTATCCGACCATGGTGCGGGACTTTCAGTCCGTCATCGGTCGTGAAGTGCGGGATCAGTTGCTGGAGGCGGAAGCCCGCCTGCCCGACACTCTGATCGCCTGTGTTGGCGGCGGCTCCAACGCCATGGGGCTTTTCCATCCTTTCCTCGACGACCCGAGTGTCGGCATGATCGCCGTCGAAGCCGGTGGCGACGGAATCGAGACGGGCCGCCATGCCGCCAGCCTCACCGGCGGCCGCTCCGGCGTGCTGCATGGCAACAAGACCTATCTCCTTCAGGACGAGGACGGGCAGATTACCGAGCCGCATTCGATCTCCGCAGGCCTCGACTACCCCGGCGTCGGTCCGGAGCACGCGTGGCTGCATGAAGCCGGCCGCGTCAAATATGTCTCGGCGACCGACCGCGAAGCTCTTGAGGCATTCCAGCTTTGCGCCCGGAAAGAGGGCATTCTTCCGGCTCTGGAACCTGCGCATGCGCTGGCGCATCTCGTCAAGATCGCTCCGGACCTGCCGCGGGACCACCTCGTCGTGTTGAATTTGTGCGGGCGCGGCGACAAGGATATTTTCGCGGTTGCCGACGCCCTCGGCGTCGATATGGGAGGGTGA
- a CDS encoding phosphoribosylanthranilate isomerase — MAGVKICGVTTPEVVDACVAAGAAYVGFVFYPPSPRSIVPSIARDLARRLPTGVRAVGLFVEPADEVLRDVLATVPLDMIQLHGNETPARVREVRDSVSMPVMKAIRIADAADVETADQYADCCDMLLFDARAPANVAALPGGNGLSFDWSLIQGRQWPLPWLLSGGLTPETVADAVAATGASGVDVSSGVEDRPGRKNIEMIAAFIENAKQAGISG; from the coding sequence ATGGCCGGCGTGAAGATCTGTGGCGTCACGACGCCGGAAGTCGTGGATGCCTGCGTCGCCGCCGGCGCCGCCTATGTCGGGTTTGTCTTCTACCCGCCCAGTCCGCGCAGCATCGTGCCATCGATTGCGCGCGACCTCGCGCGGCGGTTGCCCACGGGCGTGCGTGCGGTCGGTCTGTTCGTGGAGCCGGCGGACGAGGTTCTGCGCGATGTGCTGGCAACGGTGCCGCTCGATATGATCCAGTTGCACGGCAACGAGACACCGGCCCGTGTCCGGGAAGTCAGGGACTCGGTCAGCATGCCGGTCATGAAGGCCATACGGATCGCCGACGCAGCCGATGTCGAGACGGCGGATCAGTATGCCGATTGCTGCGATATGCTGCTTTTCGACGCCCGCGCGCCGGCCAATGTCGCCGCGCTGCCCGGCGGCAACGGGTTGTCATTCGACTGGTCGCTGATCCAGGGGCGGCAATGGCCGCTCCCGTGGCTGTTGTCCGGCGGCCTGACGCCGGAAACGGTCGCCGACGCGGTCGCGGCCACGGGTGCTTCAGGCGTCGATGTTTCGTCAGGCGTCGAAGACCGGCCGGGCAGGAAGAACATTGAAATGATCGCCGCATTTATCGAGAATGCGAAACAGGCCGGCATATCCGGCTGA
- the trpA gene encoding tryptophan synthase subunit alpha, whose product MAQTTAAAGVGNDRAGGPASTPDNNRTGETRLTRRFAALKAEGRGGLVTFVTAGDPDYGTALELLKGLPAAGADVVELGMPFTDPMADGPAIQAANLRALAGGMTLARTLAMVAEFRLGDDETPIVLMGYFNPIHSYGIDHFLTDARKAGVDGLIVVDMPPEEDDELCVPALQAGFNFIRLATPTTDEKRLPAVLAHTSGFVYYVSITGITGAGSAADADIKSAVDRLNAHTSLPIAVGFGISTPDQAAAVVKVADAAVVGSAIIKRIAENLDQSGHAKSDLVKNTLALVEDLSASVRAARR is encoded by the coding sequence ATGGCTCAAACGACAGCAGCGGCCGGCGTGGGCAATGACCGTGCGGGCGGACCCGCCTCCACGCCCGATAACAATAGGACAGGGGAAACCCGCCTGACACGGCGGTTCGCCGCCCTGAAGGCCGAAGGCCGTGGCGGTCTGGTGACGTTCGTCACCGCAGGCGATCCTGACTATGGCACCGCCCTGGAACTGCTCAAGGGCCTGCCGGCGGCCGGGGCCGATGTGGTCGAACTGGGCATGCCCTTCACCGATCCCATGGCCGACGGTCCCGCCATTCAGGCCGCCAATCTCCGGGCGCTGGCCGGGGGCATGACCCTCGCCCGCACCCTGGCGATGGTCGCCGAATTTCGCCTTGGCGACGACGAGACGCCGATCGTGCTCATGGGCTATTTCAACCCCATACACAGCTATGGCATCGATCACTTTCTCACCGATGCACGCAAGGCAGGCGTCGACGGCCTGATCGTCGTCGATATGCCACCTGAGGAAGACGACGAACTCTGTGTGCCCGCGCTCCAGGCCGGGTTCAATTTCATTCGGCTGGCAACGCCGACCACCGACGAAAAGCGGCTGCCGGCTGTCCTCGCGCATACCAGCGGATTTGTTTATTACGTTTCCATAACCGGTATAACCGGGGCGGGATCAGCGGCGGATGCGGATATCAAATCGGCCGTCGATCGGCTGAATGCACACACCTCCTTGCCTATTGCCGTTGGATTCGGTATTTCGACGCCCGATCAGGCTGCGGCGGTGGTCAAGGTCGCGGATGCGGCGGTGGTCGGCTCTGCGATCATCAAGCGTATCGCGGAGAACCTCGATCAGTCCGGACACGCAAAAAGCGATCTGGTCAAGAATACGCTCGCTCTGGTAGAAGACTTGAGCGCGAGCGTGCGAGCGGCCCGGCGCTGA
- the pyrF gene encoding orotidine-5'-phosphate decarboxylase: MTAPVFCALDTDDIQTALRVAENVRPYVAGLKIGMEFFYGAGPEGYRAVADQGLPIFLDLKLHDIPNTVAGAMRSLTPLQPGYVTVHASGGSAMMAAALDAAGDAAARLGVARPKLLAVTVLTSLGPDDLTAIGQHAEATEQAERLARLAHDAGLDGIVCSPWEIETIRAAVGPGPEIVVPGIRPAGAPAGDQVRIRTPIEAMTAGATRLVIGRPITAAADPGDAARSIAASLSTLIAEGNA, encoded by the coding sequence ATGACCGCGCCTGTCTTTTGCGCACTCGACACCGACGACATCCAGACGGCTCTGCGCGTGGCGGAGAATGTCCGGCCGTATGTGGCCGGGCTGAAAATCGGGATGGAGTTCTTCTATGGCGCCGGACCGGAGGGATACCGCGCTGTGGCCGATCAGGGCCTGCCGATCTTTCTCGATCTGAAGCTCCATGACATTCCAAACACCGTGGCTGGCGCCATGCGGTCGCTCACCCCCCTGCAGCCGGGCTACGTGACGGTTCATGCGTCCGGCGGCAGCGCCATGATGGCGGCAGCCCTCGACGCGGCCGGCGATGCGGCGGCGCGGCTGGGCGTGGCGCGGCCGAAATTGCTGGCGGTCACCGTACTTACCAGCCTCGGGCCGGACGATCTTACGGCCATCGGACAACATGCCGAGGCAACCGAACAGGCCGAACGGCTGGCGCGGCTGGCGCATGATGCCGGGCTGGATGGCATTGTCTGCTCGCCATGGGAAATCGAAACCATCCGCGCCGCGGTCGGTCCCGGCCCGGAAATCGTCGTCCCCGGCATCCGTCCGGCCGGCGCGCCGGCCGGCGACCAGGTCCGGATCCGAACGCCGATCGAGGCAATGACTGCCGGCGCCACGCGGCTGGTCATCGGGCGTCCGATCACCGCGGCGGCCGATCCTGGCGACGCCGCCAGATCGATTGCGGCATCGCTCTCGACTCTCATCGCAGAAGGGAATGCATAG
- the ihfB gene encoding integration host factor subunit beta — MTKSELIVRLAEKHPHLYQRDVEKVVSTIFDEIADALSRGARVELRGFGAFSVKERDPRIGRNPRTGEAVRVHGKAVPFFKTGKQLRERLNGGSDS, encoded by the coding sequence ATGACGAAATCGGAACTGATCGTGCGCCTTGCGGAGAAGCATCCGCATTTGTATCAGCGCGACGTCGAAAAGGTCGTGTCGACGATTTTCGACGAGATCGCCGATGCACTGTCCAGGGGTGCGCGGGTTGAATTGCGCGGATTCGGCGCCTTTTCAGTCAAGGAACGCGACCCCAGAATCGGGCGCAATCCTCGTACAGGCGAAGCCGTGCGCGTACACGGCAAGGCTGTACCGTTCTTCAAGACCGGCAAGCAGCTTCGCGAGCGGCTCAACGGCGGTTCGGACTCCTGA